One region of Microbacterium rhizosphaerae genomic DNA includes:
- a CDS encoding ABC transporter ATP-binding protein: MKLELRGITKRFGSFTANDHIDVTVEPGEIHALLGENGAGKSTLMNVLYGLYQPEEGEILLDGVAHHFRGPGDAMNAGIGMVHQHFMLVPVFTVAENVMLGHEQTKALGSLDLAAARKHVRDVAQRFGFEVDPDATVGDLPVGVQQRVEIIKALSRDAKILVFDEPTAVLTPQETDELMTIMRQLRDEGTSIVFITHKLREVREVADRITVIRLGKVVGEANPTASNTELASMMVGRAVELTVHKDAPKVKPAGGLEVRNLRVISPTGTVLVDNISFDVRPGEVLAVAGVQGNGQTELTEAIMGLHSGVTGSIVLDGEELAGVAVRGTLDAGIGFVPEDRNEDGLVGAFSVAENLILDRSSDKAFSSIGTINRGVLDEFARARIAEFDIRTQGPQTPAGALSGGNQQKVVIARELSRDLKMLLASQPTRGVDVGSIEFIHKRIIKTRDAGIPVLVVSTELDEVAALADRIAVMYRGSIVGIVPGDTPRDVLGLMMAGEQPEESAA; the protein is encoded by the coding sequence ATGAAGCTCGAGCTGCGTGGAATCACGAAGCGCTTCGGGTCTTTCACGGCGAACGATCACATCGATGTGACCGTCGAGCCGGGCGAGATCCACGCCCTCCTGGGCGAGAACGGCGCGGGCAAATCCACCCTCATGAATGTCCTCTACGGCCTCTACCAGCCGGAGGAGGGCGAGATCCTCCTCGACGGTGTCGCGCATCACTTCCGCGGTCCCGGCGACGCCATGAACGCCGGCATCGGCATGGTGCACCAGCACTTCATGCTGGTCCCGGTCTTCACCGTCGCCGAGAACGTCATGCTCGGCCACGAGCAGACGAAGGCCCTCGGCTCGCTCGACCTCGCGGCCGCGCGCAAGCACGTCCGAGACGTCGCCCAGCGCTTCGGCTTCGAGGTCGATCCCGACGCGACCGTCGGCGACCTTCCGGTCGGCGTCCAGCAGCGCGTGGAGATCATCAAGGCGCTCTCGCGGGATGCCAAGATCCTGGTGTTCGACGAGCCCACCGCCGTGCTGACGCCGCAGGAGACCGACGAGCTCATGACGATCATGCGCCAGCTCCGCGACGAGGGCACGTCCATCGTCTTCATCACGCACAAGCTGCGCGAGGTGCGGGAGGTCGCGGACCGCATCACGGTCATCCGCCTGGGTAAGGTCGTGGGCGAGGCGAACCCCACCGCGTCCAACACGGAGCTGGCCTCGATGATGGTGGGCCGTGCGGTCGAGCTGACGGTGCACAAGGACGCGCCGAAGGTGAAGCCGGCGGGCGGCCTCGAGGTGCGCAACCTGCGGGTGATCTCGCCGACGGGCACCGTGCTCGTCGACAACATCTCGTTCGACGTCCGTCCGGGGGAGGTGCTCGCGGTGGCGGGCGTCCAGGGCAACGGGCAGACCGAGCTCACCGAGGCGATCATGGGACTGCATTCGGGTGTCACCGGCTCGATCGTCCTCGACGGCGAGGAGCTCGCCGGGGTCGCCGTCCGCGGCACGCTCGACGCCGGCATCGGCTTCGTGCCCGAGGATCGGAACGAGGATGGCCTCGTCGGCGCGTTCTCGGTCGCCGAGAACCTCATCCTCGATCGCTCCAGCGACAAGGCGTTCAGCTCGATCGGCACCATCAATCGCGGCGTGCTCGATGAGTTCGCGCGGGCGCGCATCGCCGAGTTCGACATCCGCACGCAGGGCCCGCAGACCCCCGCCGGGGCCCTCTCCGGCGGCAATCAGCAGAAGGTCGTCATCGCGCGCGAGCTCAGCCGCGACCTGAAGATGCTGCTCGCCTCCCAGCCGACCCGTGGCGTCGACGTCGGCTCCATCGAATTCATCCACAAGCGCATCATCAAGACGCGGGATGCCGGCATCCCGGTGCTGGTCGTGTCGACCGAGCTCGATGAGGTCGCGGCCCTCGCCGACCGCATCGCGGTGATGTACCGCGGGAGTATCGTCGGGATCGTGCCCGGGGACACGCCTCGCGATGTGCTCGGCCTGATGATGGCCGGCGAGCAGCCTGAGGAGTCGGCAGCATGA